In the genome of Nitrospira japonica, one region contains:
- a CDS encoding DUF4832 domain-containing protein: MKTSRSFPILLTIWYLLLSLATSIDVVTAGEPAAATDDQRASPPLVTVYPLQIDDILYNPGMGFADFHFGFDHPPSRTQYPRSTVAYFRWSWADLEPVEGEYNFQLVDDVIAQARAKGETLAFRIMTEYEDGSPAWLLDKGVASVSVSGGTFPDYNDPRFLEAHERLLKALGARYGDSPAIDHVDIGSIGCWGEWNMACCLGVEARCKQLYATEDNQRKITDWYFQYFPAVPLVALVGGQLAYATAQGAGWRGDCFGDYGYFRSDWNHMDHVYARKLRDPVVAEAWKHGPIEFEVCGVMQDWIDKGFNLDLILQKGLEWHVSVLNAKSEPVPESWRPRIEEFQKRLGYRLVLRELTHTVETIPGGIVTVRSQWNNVGVAPMYHDHPLAYRLRSNEGAVVAQWESEARPMDWLPGSSIQVEDAHPLSEDLPAGRYHLDVAVLSEDGSTADVELAIAGKRADRWYPVSALTVRREQARDGAPSP; encoded by the coding sequence GTGAAGACGTCGCGATCGTTTCCGATCCTTCTCACGATCTGGTATCTCCTCCTTTCACTGGCAACCTCGATCGATGTCGTGACCGCCGGTGAGCCTGCCGCCGCAACGGACGATCAACGTGCGTCGCCGCCGTTAGTCACCGTATATCCGTTACAAATCGACGATATTCTCTATAATCCCGGCATGGGGTTTGCCGATTTCCATTTCGGGTTCGATCATCCACCTTCAAGGACTCAGTATCCTCGTTCGACCGTGGCGTATTTCCGTTGGTCATGGGCCGACCTTGAACCGGTAGAGGGGGAGTATAACTTTCAGCTCGTGGACGACGTGATCGCTCAGGCAAGGGCCAAGGGTGAAACCCTGGCATTTCGGATCATGACTGAATATGAGGACGGATCACCGGCCTGGCTGCTGGACAAGGGCGTGGCAAGCGTGTCGGTCTCCGGCGGTACGTTTCCGGATTACAATGATCCCCGTTTCCTGGAAGCCCATGAACGACTCCTGAAAGCATTAGGGGCCCGGTACGGCGACTCTCCGGCGATCGACCATGTGGACATTGGGTCGATCGGTTGCTGGGGTGAATGGAACATGGCCTGTTGCCTTGGAGTGGAAGCGCGTTGCAAGCAGCTGTACGCGACGGAAGACAATCAGCGGAAGATCACCGATTGGTATTTCCAATACTTCCCGGCGGTGCCTCTCGTGGCATTGGTCGGAGGCCAACTGGCGTACGCGACGGCTCAAGGGGCCGGCTGGCGAGGAGACTGTTTCGGTGACTACGGGTATTTCAGATCCGATTGGAACCACATGGACCATGTCTATGCCCGAAAACTCCGCGATCCGGTCGTCGCGGAAGCGTGGAAGCATGGTCCCATAGAATTCGAAGTCTGTGGCGTGATGCAGGATTGGATCGACAAGGGCTTCAATCTCGACCTGATTCTCCAAAAAGGCTTGGAGTGGCATGTCTCAGTATTGAACGCCAAGTCTGAACCAGTTCCGGAGAGCTGGCGGCCACGCATCGAGGAATTTCAGAAGCGACTCGGGTACCGGCTGGTGCTTCGCGAGTTGACGCATACCGTCGAAACCATTCCAGGAGGCATCGTCACCGTCCGGTCACAATGGAACAACGTCGGCGTGGCTCCGATGTATCACGATCATCCGCTCGCCTATCGCTTGCGATCGAATGAGGGCGCCGTCGTGGCACAATGGGAGAGCGAGGCCCGTCCGATGGACTGGTTGCCCGGCTCGTCGATCCAAGTGGAGGATGCGCACCCTCTGTCCGAGGATCTTCCGGCCGGGCGATATCATCTCGACGTGGCGGTCCTGAGCGAGGATGGGAGCACGGCAGACGTCGAGTTGGCGATTGCCGGAAAGCGCGCGGACCGCTGGTATCCCGTTTCCGCCTTGACGGTGCGGCGCGAACAAGCACGGGACGGAGCACCGTCGCCATGA
- a CDS encoding BaiN/RdsA family NAD(P)/FAD-dependent oxidoreductase, protein MRTADVVIVGAGAAGLTAALFATQARATKSRVVLLDGAATVGVKILVSGGGRCNVTHHTVTAADFFGNRRVIKNVLAGFPVQDTIAWFASLGVTLKREETGKLFPVTDKARTVLTSLVSSCQARGVDILCRHRVSRIDRVPDPRDGYLFLVHHSQGSMAAQKVILAMGGRSLPKSGSDGMGYVMAERLGHRVSPTSPALVPLVLDEGMFHQRLMGLSQIVRLTTVIDGKRVDQRIGSLLWTHFGVSGPVVMDASRFWTLARHQGQDAEIFANFLPDSRSEDIDQWLVEQTMQSSQRTVAKILSQRVPLRFAEEVGRHVGCDPSRLLAQCPRQDRLRLVDALSRLRLPIVRDRGWNYAEVTAGGVPLEEVDYRTMESKLVSGLYLIGEMLDCDGRIGGFNFQWAWATGSLAGRAISGT, encoded by the coding sequence ATGCGAACGGCGGATGTCGTCATCGTCGGGGCCGGGGCGGCCGGTCTGACCGCCGCACTCTTCGCGACTCAAGCTCGCGCGACGAAGAGTCGTGTCGTGCTTCTCGACGGAGCAGCGACGGTGGGGGTGAAGATTCTCGTATCCGGGGGTGGACGGTGCAATGTCACGCACCATACGGTTACCGCGGCAGACTTTTTCGGAAACCGACGGGTTATCAAAAACGTTCTCGCAGGATTTCCGGTTCAGGACACCATTGCCTGGTTTGCATCGCTTGGCGTCACGCTCAAACGCGAGGAAACCGGAAAGTTGTTTCCCGTTACCGACAAGGCCCGGACAGTTTTGACCTCCTTGGTCAGCAGTTGTCAGGCTCGGGGTGTGGATATTCTGTGTCGGCATCGCGTGAGTCGAATTGATCGAGTGCCGGATCCTCGGGACGGGTATCTATTCCTTGTGCACCACTCTCAAGGAAGCATGGCCGCCCAAAAAGTGATACTGGCAATGGGAGGACGTTCACTCCCGAAATCCGGCAGTGATGGAATGGGCTATGTCATGGCCGAACGGTTGGGACACCGCGTTTCTCCGACAAGTCCGGCGCTGGTTCCGCTTGTTTTGGACGAAGGCATGTTTCATCAACGTCTCATGGGCCTTTCACAAATCGTTCGTTTGACGACGGTCATTGACGGGAAGAGGGTGGATCAGCGGATCGGAAGTCTGCTCTGGACTCATTTCGGGGTGAGTGGTCCCGTCGTGATGGATGCGAGCCGCTTCTGGACCCTGGCGCGGCATCAGGGGCAGGATGCGGAAATATTCGCCAATTTCCTTCCTGATTCGAGGTCCGAGGACATCGATCAGTGGTTGGTCGAACAGACCATGCAGTCGTCTCAAAGGACCGTGGCAAAAATCCTATCTCAACGCGTTCCGCTACGTTTTGCCGAGGAGGTTGGTCGGCATGTGGGATGCGATCCATCGCGTCTGTTGGCCCAGTGCCCCCGTCAAGACCGTCTTCGTCTGGTAGATGCGCTGAGCAGACTTCGGTTGCCGATTGTGCGCGACCGCGGGTGGAATTATGCCGAGGTGACGGCCGGCGGAGTTCCACTGGAGGAGGTCGACTATCGCACGATGGAATCCAAGCTGGTCTCGGGTCTTTATCTTATCGGTGAGATGCTCGACTGTGACGGGCGGATCGGCGGATTCAATTTTCAATGGGCCTGGGCGACAGGATCGCTGGCCGGCCGCGCCATCTCCGGCACATGA